GTGTTTCACACTGATGACGTGACCATCTATGAGTTCAACGGCTGAAGCAGAAAGAAGAAGACCATGTGCAGGAGTATCAAGCAGCTCAGGAGCTCGGAACGTGAGGCCACGGACGACGAGATCAGGGAGGCCGCTCTCCAGTTTGTCCGCAAGATCAGCGGATATCGAAAGCCATCCAGGGCCAACGTGGAAGTGTTCGATCAAGCCGTGGATGACGTCGCTGCCGCATCGAGGATTCTCCTGAGCTCGTTGCAGGTAAGGGGTGGGTCACTCCGCCAATCGTGACGAGTCCGGTTTTGGTCATCCCCAACACCAAATAGCGCTAGCCGCACAGCCTCGCGCATTCCTAAGATGCATTCAGTCATCCATCCAATCGATGCGCGAGTGTTGTTATGGTACTTCCACAGTTGACGATCGACCTGACTGAAGCGATGGCCATCCTGGGTCCGCTCGCGCTGATCATAGGCGGCATTACCGTCTACGGTGTGTTCGTGTTTAACTTCTACAGGTTACTGGCGCGGAAGGACATCTTCACCCTGGATCTGCAGAAGCACAACCAGGCCAAGCGTCCGGCCCTGAGAAAGACCATCAGCGTAATCTTCTACACGGTCAAGTGCCTGGTGCTCTATCCAGTGTTCGTTTTCTTCTGGTTCTTCATCATGGCGGTGCTGCTCTACTTCCTGAGCAGAA
This genomic stretch from Dehalococcoidia bacterium harbors:
- a CDS encoding DUF2277 domain-containing protein, translating into MCRSIKQLRSSEREATDDEIREAALQFVRKISGYRKPSRANVEVFDQAVDDVAAASRILLSSLQVRGGSLRQS